Part of the Rhodospirillaceae bacterium genome, ACAGCCACTAGGGCCAACAACAGCAACGAATTCACCTTCTTTAACTTCTAAATTTATGTCATCTAGGGCATGAACATCGATGCCCGTGTATTCATCGGGGTAATGATGAGATAACCCCTCAACAACGAGTTTTGCAGTCATAAAACAACTCTTTCAAATCGGCGGACGCGAGGATGTCCCGCGTCCGCCGTTGAACTTACCGATTAGAAAAGCTTAGAAGCTTACTTAAGGTCAGCAAACCATTCCGGATGCCGCTTCATCGTCGAGTTGATGAATTGGAATTCCAGATATTTATTGGCATCATAAGGCTTCTTCATTTTCTTCTGAGCAATAAGCTGCTTCACAGAAAAATTGAAAGCATCAGCCGTTTTAGGCCCGATACGCGGATCAAATGTCACGTGCTTCAGAGTTTTCTTAATTAAAGCAGGTGTCATGCCACGAACGAATTGAGAGCCAATTTGCGAAACCGAATCCAGGTTAGCCGGATCACGAAGATACGCTGCTGCCTCGGAGATCGCATCAACCAGAGCTTGGGTCCGCTTTTTGTCACCATAGACCTTTGATGGAATGCCGTGGATCAGCGCACAGAAGCACACATGATTACCGCCGCGAACGACGAGATGCGAGCCTTTAACCTTTTCCAAGGCGCGGGTCACGTTGGGCTCCCACGCGACAACTGCATCGACACCGTCCGTATCCAGTACTGAAACATGGCTGGGCGGGCGAACGTTGATGCGCTTAACGTCATTTTTCGTCATGCCGTTGTTACGAAGCAAGGTGCGGAAATACAGATCGCCGGTGGTACCAAAGGCAACGCCAATTTTGCGGCCCTTCATATCCTTAATCGTCTTAACGCCAGAACCCGGACGGGCGATAATGCCGACGTTGGAATCGTGGGTGCTGTGTTTGTACATGCCGCCCAAGTAACCAACGACGCCATTTACTTTAAAGCCACGCTCAAGCGCGACCGGTAGGTTGGTGAATGCCGCCGGGGCAAAATCAATTTGACCGGCCTTCAATGACTTGGTCAAGGCGCTGCCGGTGTTCCGGACTTGAATTTTGGAATCAAGACCATGCTTGGCAAAAAAGCCTTTGGCTTGTGCTACAAATATCTCCATGCCACCAACGTTACTCGCGGCACCGACAACAATTTGTTGGGCATTGGCGGACGTTGCCATGGAGATTGCGGCAAATGCCCCAATCAGCCCTAAACTTAGTTTCTTCATTATTTCCTCCCTGTATGAAAACGACTTATTTATCGAACTTTGCAGACCGTTAAGGCCTGCCAAGCCGACACACTAACAAGAACAACGGGTAACACAAAGCCTTTGCGCACCTGATAACACATTCGTGTATGGCATCGAATTCAAGCCAAAATGTGCGTCCATTATTCTACAGGATTCTCTAACACCCCTATTTTGTCGATGGTCATTGTAACGACATCGCCCTTTTTCAGGAATTTAGGAGGATTGAACCCGCCCCCAATACCGAGCGGCGTTCCAGTCGCAATCACATCCCCTGGCAAAAGAGTCATGCCAGCAGACAATGTCTTAATAAGTGTCGGGATATCGAAAATCAGGTTTTTAACGATGGAGTTCTGCCGAAGTTCACCATTGACTTCGGTTTTCAATCCGACTTTCCGAATGTCACCAATTTCATCTGTGGTCACAATGCAAGGTCCCATGGGACAAAACCCGTCGAGGCCTTTGCCGATGAACCACTGGTTGTGCTTGAACTGCTGCTTCCGCGCCGTGGCGTCATTGATGATGGTATAGCCAAAGACATGATCAAAGGCGGCTTTCTTGGTAATCTTGCGGCCTTCCTTGCCAATGATCACGCCCAGTTCAACTTCATAATCAACGGACTTGGTGTAATCCAAATATCCGGGAATGGGCGCGTCAGGGCCAATCACGCTGCTGGGCGGCTTGGTGAATAAGATCGGAAATTCAGGAATCGCACCGCCGGTCTTGGCTTGGTTGAAGCCACTGTTATCGAATTCTTCCGCATGATCGTAATAGTTCTTACCAACAGCCATAACGTTCCGATGGGGTGTTGGGATTGGTGCTAGAATTTTTACTTTCTTAGCGGGATATCGAGCCGCAGGCTTTGCTTTCTTGACTGCGGCGGCAGCCTTTGCCAAAGCTTTCGGACCCGCAGCGATGAAGCCGTTCATATCTGTC contains:
- a CDS encoding fumarylacetoacetate hydrolase family protein is translated as MRLVTFSKNRKVRIGVFVDDDKTVVDLSVAAPTLPTDMNGFIAAGPKALAKAAAAVKKAKPAARYPAKKVKILAPIPTPHRNVMAVGKNYYDHAEEFDNSGFNQAKTGGAIPEFPILFTKPPSSVIGPDAPIPGYLDYTKSVDYEVELGVIIGKEGRKITKKAAFDHVFGYTIINDATARKQQFKHNQWFIGKGLDGFCPMGPCIVTTDEIGDIRKVGLKTEVNGELRQNSIVKNLIFDIPTLIKTLSAGMTLLPGDVIATGTPLGIGGGFNPPKFLKKGDVVTMTIDKIGVLENPVE
- a CDS encoding ABC transporter ATP-binding protein, which encodes MTAKLVVEGLSHHYPDEYTGIDVHALDDINLEVKEGEFVAVVGPSGC
- a CDS encoding ABC transporter substrate-binding protein; the encoded protein is MKKLSLGLIGAFAAISMATSANAQQIVVGAASNVGGMEIFVAQAKGFFAKHGLDSKIQVRNTGSALTKSLKAGQIDFAPAAFTNLPVALERGFKVNGVVGYLGGMYKHSTHDSNVGIIARPGSGVKTIKDMKGRKIGVAFGTTGDLYFRTLLRNNGMTKNDVKRINVRPPSHVSVLDTDGVDAVVAWEPNVTRALEKVKGSHLVVRGGNHVCFCALIHGIPSKVYGDKKRTQALVDAISEAAAYLRDPANLDSVSQIGSQFVRGMTPALIKKTLKHVTFDPRIGPKTADAFNFSVKQLIAQKKMKKPYDANKYLEFQFINSTMKRHPEWFADLK